The Pecten maximus unplaced genomic scaffold, xPecMax1.1, whole genome shotgun sequence DNA window CCCACTGACTCATTATCTTTCAACCTGAGTgcaaaatacaaatatgtatttataaatatgcTGAATACTAAATATATGCTGAAGAAAATGAAAGATGGAAAATTATACAATCAAATCACAGACTAAATTAGTATAAACattcattatatttcaaaactaCAAAACATTATGATAATGTATGGATACATTCTAATGCTGTACATTTCAAAGGGTAAATTACAATGATTATATTTGCAAAAATAACATTACGAAAAATGTGTTCAGGCGATAAACattataaaatctttaaattgtATCTACAAAATCCACTCCTGAACACAGGTATCGGGTGTGTCtctttatacaggtttactgtatcGTCCCATTGTAATGTACACTGTCAACTCCTGAACACAGGTATCGGgtgtgtctctatatacaggtttactATGTAGCCCCATTGTGTCATTGATCTCAGTCTGCTGCGTAATGTTTTAAAGGTATCATGATACAAAAAATtagaatattattttgatatttcttttaacaTTATATCTTAAATGGATTTGTTGAAGACTAAGCGAAAGCTCTGAAACCTAATGAGCATGTAATTTCTTCTCAGACAGAAAGTTAAACTCACGTTCCAAGTACGAGCACATTTCAGTTTGCTGATTTTCTCGTGCCTTTTCTAATACAGTCTTACCTCTGTTGTTTTTCAAATCTAACATGAActtttctctctctttctcaTTCTTGCCCTTCAGAGTAAGAGTTGCTACTGATTTAAAACACTCTATCTGACCTGATTGTGCAATATAGTGGAGACAATGATTACCACCTACACTTCGTTGGGATAACAGCGATGGAAATTCACTGACCAAGTACTCACACATCTCTGTTTTTCCCTTCACACCAGCTTTGTGAAGAACCGTTTTGCCGTTCCTGTTTGTCAGAGTTTCCAGAGATGATAAGACATTTGATTTGGTTTTATCCCCAAGTATTAATATGACGACTACTTTAAAACAGTCGACACGACCTGATTTAGCCGCTAAATGGAGACAGTGACTACCATATCGATTTTTCTTCTCTAACAAAGACCAGTATTCCTCAGCAAGATACAAACACATCTCTGCATGTCCTTTTACACAAGCGTGATGTAAACAAGTTTGACCGTAGTCATCTGTCAAAGTTTCAATGAACTGCTCAGCTTCGTACTTCGTCTTTCCTGGATGTACTAATGGGATTACTGACTTAAAACAGTTTACAATCCCGGATGCTGCTATTAAATGTAGACAATGACTACCCAAAGGACCTTTTTGGTGCAATGTTGAAGGGTATTTCTTCATCAGGTATAGACACATAGCTGTGttccctgtcacacacatgtgaTTCAAAGAAGATGTATCATCATTATGTGTAAGGGTATCCATGATCTTTTTACCCTCGATCTTGACTCTTAATTTAGGATATTGTTTGATCAAGTACGCACACATTTCTGTTTTTCGGGATAAAGTGGCATAATCTAAAACTGTTAAACCATTTAGATCTAAAAGGGTTTCCATACATCTCTCTCTTTCTAATTTGGTTTGATCTTTCATAACTAAAGTAGAAATGGATTGAAAACATTCAACATTGCCGAAAAATGCAATCAAATGCAGGATGTGCTCTTCATATTTTCTGCCTTTTTGATCAACGAGTTTAGGATATTCTTTGATCAAGTACAAACACATGTCCGTTTTTAGTAAAAAGGCGGCATGGTGTAAAACTGTTGAGTCATGTTTATCTAGAAGTGTTACAATGAACTGTTCTCTTCTTAGTTTGGTCTCATCTTTCAGAACTATGGAAgaaattgattgaaaacatTCAACATTGCCGGATTGTGCAATAAAATGTAGACAATGAATCCCAGCATAATTTGTTCGAGACAAAAGCTTGGGATATGCACCGATCAGGTAAGAGCACATTTGTGTTTGACCATTTGAACAGGCTACATGTAAAACTGTCGAACcgtttttatcaataatattttcCATGGATTGCTCAACTTTTGGTTTAGCAATATCTTTAAGAACCAAagca harbors:
- the LOC117319616 gene encoding ankyrin repeat, PH and SEC7 domain containing protein secG-like: MCAYLIKQYPKLRVKIEGKKIMDTLTHNDDTSSLNHMCVTGNTAMCLYLMKKYPSTLHQKGPLGSHCLHLIAASGIVNCFKSVIPLVHPGKTKYEAEQFIETLTDDYGQTCLHHACVKGHAEMCLYLAEEYWSLLEKKNRYGSHCLHLAAKSGRVDCFKVVVILILGDKTKSNVLSSLETLTNRNGKTVLHKAGVKGKTEMCEYLVSEFPSLLSQRSVGGNHCLHYIAQSGQIECFKSVATLTLKGKNEKEREKFMLDLKNNRGKTVLEKARENQQTEMCSYLEREFNFLSEKKLHAH